The following nucleotide sequence is from Populus nigra chromosome 15, ddPopNigr1.1, whole genome shotgun sequence.
agcctCACAAAGTTTCCTGCATGTGAAGTGGCTGGGGGTGTAAATTACATGCATAAATGTATTTCTTAATTTCAGCCATTTCTTGCCATCAAATTCCCTTCCCCACCAATGTCTCTGCAATAATTTCGAAACCCAGCGCGACCTGTTCATAAAGCCTGACTTTGCACACATAAAAAGTGGAAATTAAGGGTCCCGTGACCTTTCAGAGATTGATTCCATCGGGAATTATTCATCGATACTGCAGACCCTACTTGGTTTTTTGATAGACAAACAAGACCCCTTTGGCTTTGAGATTTTTCTATCTGAGAGATTTCGTTTTGATTTCCTAGTTCAAGCCGCGTCTTCAATGATTTaggtatttatttatcattttaccTCCATTTAGGTCtattcatctctctctctctcacggtgatttttttagagtttatttgatactttaataataattatttttaaaaataatttttatttaaaaaaatattaaaataatttttttatcttttaaaatttatttttgatatcaatacatcaaaataatctaaaatcataaaaaataataatttttttttaaattaaatttttttaaaatgcttttaaaacataaaaataaatatagtttatatatatttttttaaattacaagtatttttttttttcaaatgctaCCCTTCTATCATGATTTCATGAAAGTAATTTGGAACATCTGATTTGCGCTTTAAACGACATGtgttatgattttgtttggtACATGcttagaattatttatttacgGATGGAACTCCAATTAttcgaaaaaaaataaagaaaatgacacAAATGACTAAAATGGGATTTTACTAAAGGTATAAAACTCgttttgataataaataaattgagttaacttgaatttgattctagttaatttaaaataatattatttttaaataaaaatatataaatttgaatcttttctaaattttaattatatttgacaatattaacttttatatagttaaatacGGATAAATTAGATTGTcccatcaaaatgatattatctaaaattgatattatctaaaataacatgcttagaattatttatttatggatgGAACTCCAAttattccaaggaaaaaaaataaagaaaatgacacAAATGGCTAAATTAGGATTATAATAAAGGCATAAAACTATGACCCTTGTTAAGTAATCTCgggttaattttaattgatataaattaatattattttttaaaaaataaaaattaattcaaatcttATCTAAAGTTTAACGGAATTTGATAATATTGACTTCTATCAAGTTAAATACGGACAAATCTCATCAGGTTGTCCCATCaaagcaataaaagaaaaaaaaaaaagagagaaatattcTATGAAAAAAGAGAGTCCACGATACAAGTGCTCCACTCATCGAGTCCACCATGGGCATGGATTTTAGTAAGCCATGCCATATACTTTTCAGTTgtcatccattttattttatttttaatcattattatgAACTGAATCCGTTTCACATTGTGGAACAGCAACAATGATCGATGCGTACAATAATTATGTTTGGTGGGAGTCAAAATGTGATAGTATTGCCCCTTTTGTGGCTGATGATGAATACCTGCAGACCCTAGCTTCTTTATAAACTAGACCTTGTTCACAGAAGTACCCCTTTTTTGGGCTACAGTGTATATCCTCTGAGCATATACATTGCCCCTCTAAGGCACATCCATCAGCTTTCGCAGGTTCTTTACCATATAATATCTCATCTGACCATTCACCGGAGAACATGTTCTTAGGGTCCAGTTGCTTCTTTGCTGCTAGAAACTTGCTGAAATTAGGATACTTGTGCTGCAAATCCAAGAATGCCAAATTCCTGTTCTTAGCCCAATGTGGTTTTGCCCCATACTTGAAGAATGCCATTTGCTCCACTTCTTCCCATACATCTTGGTTTAGCCTTGGAGTTGAAGAATCATCAGCACGATAATAGTTAAAATCAAGGACTATTGAGTCCTCAGATTGGCCTAGATATGCCTGAGAAGCCTTGATGAAACGTATCAGGAAACCATTGTAGATGTCAACCCCGCAAAAGTTCTCTGGTTTAAGGTCTCTCAGTTTCTTCACATCGCGGAGAAAATCTCCAAATTTTAAAGCAGGAAATATTGCTGTTGTCTCGTAAAAGAACAGACCACCGATTCTTGGATCCCACGCACAAGAGGTGTCGATCTTTGTTGAATATAAACATGAACCTGAGGTCTGCATTTTTCCCTGATGACCCACCACTGGATAGCCTGTAAAGATTAGGCCATTCTTCAATCCGTTGGCCACTAACTTCTTAAACCCCACAAATGTGGTTGCCAAGGCACACTTTCCATTCACATTACGCGCACTCTCCAGTAATTTCTCTGCATATTTTCAAATCCATATATAAGTGGAAAAGAGAATCCTTTTTGGCATGTATTTGACGACAACATAATTAGAaacagaagagaaagaagagcaGTACCTGATGATCTAGTTGCTTTGGAGACCACAATTGAGTTAGGCTGAAATCCAAGGAAATCATATTCTCCATTACCAGAGGTGCTTAAGGGAACTCTGTAATCATATCTGTACACAGCTGTATGCCTTGATGGGTACCAAGTAACATCAGCAAATTCATATTTCTTACCATGATCCATGAATATATCCTCTATGTGAGCATCATCTGTGA
It contains:
- the LOC133674032 gene encoding L-gulonolactone oxidase 3; protein product: MFSFRWLLGALHLTIWGPVTLTMTRAMLPPPPVQCNDAGCTLFNSYGVWNDRKDCHVPSITYPTTEEELRLAVARANQNNLKVKVVSRFSHTIPKLACPDDAQHGNSMLISTLKYNSSIEIDAANLAVTADAGVGLRELIDEVERSGLSLVPAPYWEGVSVGGVISTGAHGSSWWGKGGAVHDHVIGLNLIVPARESEGYAKIIRIGAKDPLLNAAKVSLGMLGVISKVKLSLEPAFKRSVAYNFTDDAHIEDIFMDHGKKYEFADVTWYPSRHTAVYRYDYRVPLSTSGNGEYDFLGFQPNSIVVSKATRSSEKLLESARNVNGKCALATTFVGFKKLVANGLKNGLIFTGYPVVGHQGKMQTSGSCLYSTKIDTSCAWDPRIGGLFFYETTAIFPALKFGDFLRDVKKLRDLKPENFCGVDIYNGFLIRFIKASQAYLGQSEDSIVLDFNYYRADDSSTPRLNQDVWEEVEQMAFFKYGAKPHWAKNRNLAFLDLQHKYPNFSKFLAAKKQLDPKNMFSGEWSDEILYGKEPAKADGCALEGQCICSEDIHCSPKKGYFCEQGLVYKEARVCRYSSSATKGAILSHFDSHQT